In one window of Vibrio sp. DW001 DNA:
- a CDS encoding polysaccharide lyase family 7 protein produces MNKILVAAGSILLVLPTLALADVVNNGVLSPVPADKFDMRNWKITIPSDINQDGRVDEIEGVAMMSYSHSDFFFLDKEGNLVFEVHNKAVTTKSSKNARSELRQMPRGAKSHINTADKLNQWALSSHVDSESYSAVGGTLEATLKVNHVSEHAKHSERPPAHSVVVGQIHAKKHDEQIKAKTGFGHGNEPLKIFFKKFPEQSYGSVFWNYERNLAKNDPNRKDISYPVWGNTWENQEAPGEAGIALGEEFSYKVEVKGTIMHLTFETARHKTVTYDIDLSKGIDDQDYALGYAQDDFYYKAGAYGQCSVSDKHSIWGTGCAGTGDFSVDKKKGDYNSVTFSKLTLNGK; encoded by the coding sequence ATGAATAAAATACTTGTTGCTGCTGGTTCAATTTTATTAGTTCTACCGACACTAGCCCTAGCTGATGTTGTGAATAATGGAGTGTTATCTCCAGTCCCAGCAGACAAATTTGATATGCGTAATTGGAAAATTACTATCCCTTCAGATATCAACCAAGATGGCAGAGTCGATGAGATTGAAGGCGTTGCTATGATGAGCTACTCGCATTCAGATTTTTTCTTCTTAGACAAAGAAGGAAATCTTGTGTTTGAAGTGCACAACAAAGCTGTTACAACCAAAAGTTCGAAGAATGCTCGCTCTGAACTACGCCAAATGCCTCGAGGGGCAAAGTCTCATATAAATACTGCTGATAAGCTTAATCAATGGGCACTTTCAAGTCATGTTGATTCGGAAAGCTACAGCGCTGTCGGTGGTACTTTAGAAGCAACGCTAAAAGTTAACCACGTATCTGAGCACGCGAAACATTCAGAGAGACCTCCTGCGCACTCTGTTGTTGTTGGTCAAATCCATGCTAAAAAGCACGACGAACAAATTAAGGCTAAAACTGGGTTTGGTCACGGTAACGAACCACTGAAGATCTTCTTTAAAAAGTTCCCTGAACAAAGTTATGGTTCGGTTTTTTGGAACTATGAGCGCAATCTGGCGAAGAATGATCCTAATCGCAAAGATATTTCGTATCCAGTATGGGGTAATACTTGGGAAAACCAAGAAGCACCAGGTGAAGCGGGTATCGCTTTAGGTGAAGAGTTCAGCTACAAAGTAGAAGTTAAAGGTACGATTATGCACCTGACCTTTGAAACTGCACGTCACAAAACAGTAACCTACGATATTGATTTGAGCAAAGGCATTGATGATCAAGACTATGCTCTCGGCTATGCACAAGATGACTTCTATTACAAAGCTGGTGCTTATGGTCAGTGTAGCGTAAGCGATAAACATTCAATATGGGGGACGGGTTGTGCTGGTACTGGTGATTTTTCTGTCGACAAAAAAAAGGGTGACTACAACAGCGTCACCTTTTCAAAACTAACACTCAACGGGAAATAG
- a CDS encoding DNA-binding transcriptional regulator — translation MDKRFRITLLFNANKVYDRQVIEGIGEYLQASQCEWDIFLEEDFVTHLDNFEAWRGDGIIADFDNPDVVDRLKGTDIPVVGVGGSYTEPSQYPDIPYVATDNNALVELAFQHLREKGLENFALYGIPTNSGKRWAQERELSFKKIVEREGYSGSIYRGNETSPETWQYDMNRLADWLQRLPTPTGIIAVTDSRARHLLQVCEQLNIMVPDKVSVIGIDNEELARYLTRVSLSSVGQGCKEMGYRSAKILHKLLLAKDKEKPINQVLKHARVLIPPTKVFERQSTDFQALKDPYVIQAMHYIRHNACKGIKVDQVLGCVGISRSNMEARFREERGHSIHQEIHNSKLKRACNLLAETTLPILEISELSGYPSLQYMYTVFKKNLEKTPKEFRDNALTGK, via the coding sequence ATGGATAAGCGCTTTAGAATTACACTGCTTTTTAATGCCAATAAAGTTTACGATCGTCAGGTCATTGAAGGCATTGGAGAATACCTGCAAGCCTCACAGTGCGAATGGGACATCTTTCTTGAAGAAGATTTCGTCACCCATCTCGATAACTTTGAAGCATGGAGAGGCGACGGAATTATTGCAGATTTTGATAATCCTGATGTAGTGGATAGGCTCAAAGGTACCGATATTCCGGTTGTTGGCGTAGGCGGTTCCTATACTGAACCATCCCAATATCCCGATATCCCTTATGTGGCCACCGACAACAATGCGCTTGTAGAGTTGGCGTTTCAGCACCTGCGTGAAAAAGGGTTAGAGAACTTTGCTTTATATGGCATTCCTACAAATTCAGGAAAACGGTGGGCCCAAGAGCGTGAATTATCGTTTAAAAAAATCGTAGAAAGAGAGGGTTATAGCGGATCAATATATCGTGGAAATGAAACCTCACCAGAGACTTGGCAATATGATATGAACCGCCTCGCAGATTGGTTACAAAGATTACCTACCCCAACAGGTATCATTGCCGTTACCGATTCTCGCGCTCGCCATCTATTACAAGTATGCGAACAATTGAACATTATGGTCCCGGATAAAGTCTCCGTGATAGGCATAGACAATGAAGAGTTGGCCCGCTATTTAACAAGAGTATCCCTAAGCTCCGTCGGTCAAGGATGCAAAGAGATGGGCTATCGTTCAGCGAAGATACTGCATAAACTGTTATTGGCAAAAGATAAAGAAAAACCAATCAATCAAGTTCTTAAACATGCACGAGTTTTGATTCCACCGACCAAGGTATTCGAAAGACAAAGCACTGACTTTCAAGCACTAAAAGACCCATATGTCATTCAGGCTATGCACTATATTCGTCACAATGCCTGCAAAGGTATTAAGGTTGACCAAGTACTCGGTTGTGTGGGTATTTCGCGCTCTAATATGGAAGCGAGGTTTAGAGAAGAGCGAGGTCACTCCATTCATCAAGAGATTCATAATTCAAAACTGAAGAGAGCCTGCAACTTATTGGCAGAGACCACTCTCCCGATACTGGAGATCTCAGAGTTATCTGGTTACCCATCTTTACAATACATGTATACCGTATTTAAAAAGAATCTAGAAAAGACGCCAAAAGAATTTCGGGATAATGCGTTAACGGGAAAGTAA
- the xylB gene encoding xylulokinase: MYIGIDLGTSGVKVILLDDNDVIIASQTEALTVSRPKELWSEQNAQDWWDATNTAILKMQQQTDLTKVKAIGLSGQMHGATLLDKEGELLRPAILWNDGRCFEECLQLETLVPNSRDITGNIMMPGFTAPKLKWVANYEPEIFSKIDKVLLPKDYLRYKMSGDFASDMSDSAGTMWLDVAHRDWCDELLEATGLTREHMPTLYEGCEVTGVLSNELAQRWNMPRVPIVAGAGDNAAGAVGVGIIEPGQAMLSLGTSGVYFAVSDGFLSNPESALHSFCHALPNTWHSMSVILSAASCLDWVAKLTGQADIGVMLEDVQANADVDSKVIFLPYLSGERTPHNDPNAKGVFFGMTHSTTKSELALAVLEGVGFAFKDGLDALHATDLIPEEISLIGGGARSAYWRQMLADIFGMRLVYRSGGEVGPALGAARLAHLGTAKNAHITDVCPVPELVQVHEPDLEKHNLYDKRRETYKELYQQLKTLF; this comes from the coding sequence ATGTATATTGGAATTGATTTGGGTACATCTGGAGTTAAAGTTATTCTCCTTGACGACAATGACGTCATTATTGCATCACAAACAGAAGCGCTGACCGTTTCTCGGCCTAAAGAACTATGGTCAGAACAAAATGCTCAGGATTGGTGGGATGCAACCAATACTGCCATCTTAAAGATGCAGCAGCAGACTGATCTCACTAAAGTCAAAGCCATTGGGTTATCAGGGCAAATGCACGGTGCAACCTTGCTTGATAAAGAGGGTGAGTTGTTAAGGCCTGCCATTTTATGGAACGATGGTCGTTGTTTTGAGGAGTGTTTGCAGCTTGAAACATTGGTGCCAAATAGTCGCGACATTACCGGAAATATTATGATGCCAGGGTTCACGGCACCTAAATTGAAGTGGGTAGCAAATTATGAACCTGAAATATTTAGCAAAATAGATAAAGTGTTGTTACCCAAAGATTATCTACGTTACAAGATGTCTGGTGATTTTGCTTCAGATATGTCGGATTCGGCTGGCACAATGTGGCTAGACGTTGCTCATCGTGATTGGTGCGATGAGTTACTTGAGGCGACAGGTCTTACTAGAGAGCATATGCCCACATTGTATGAAGGTTGCGAAGTGACGGGTGTGTTGTCAAACGAGTTGGCACAGCGTTGGAATATGCCCCGCGTTCCTATCGTTGCAGGTGCAGGAGACAATGCAGCAGGTGCTGTTGGAGTAGGGATTATTGAACCGGGTCAAGCGATGTTGTCGTTAGGGACATCCGGTGTCTATTTTGCTGTTAGCGATGGATTTTTATCTAACCCCGAATCCGCATTACACAGTTTCTGCCATGCGTTGCCTAATACTTGGCATTCTATGTCGGTCATTTTAAGTGCCGCTTCGTGTTTAGATTGGGTTGCGAAACTAACAGGACAAGCGGACATTGGCGTTATGTTAGAAGACGTGCAAGCTAATGCGGACGTAGACTCTAAGGTTATTTTTTTACCTTATTTATCTGGTGAACGAACGCCTCATAATGATCCAAATGCCAAAGGAGTCTTCTTCGGCATGACGCATTCAACCACTAAATCAGAGCTTGCGCTTGCCGTTCTGGAAGGGGTAGGGTTTGCCTTCAAAGATGGGTTGGATGCACTTCATGCAACTGATTTGATACCGGAAGAAATTTCTCTTATTGGTGGTGGTGCGAGAAGTGCTTATTGGCGTCAAATGCTTGCAGATATTTTTGGGATGAGATTGGTTTATCGTTCTGGTGGTGAGGTGGGACCTGCACTTGGTGCGGCGCGTTTAGCGCATTTAGGCACGGCAAAGAACGCCCACATAACCGATGTTTGTCCCGTGCCAGAGCTGGTACAGGTTCACGAACCTGATTTAGAAAAACATAATCTTTATGATAAAAGGCGAGAAACGTATAAAGAACTATATCAGCAATTGAAAACGCTTTTTTAA
- a CDS encoding nitroreductase family protein codes for MTHQIITDLNSRYTAKKYDEAKRISSDNMTVIKEAIRLSASSINAQPWKFIVIESDNAKQRFHDSFENNFQFNQPHAKEASHTVLFAYNPRFTKDQYRKVVDIEVSSGHLPAEMYDNMLNGGFTFAEMNTDEVGFNGHWTKAQTYIALGNTLHTLARLGIDSTPMEGVDAQLIGEIFKDELDGFVVDVALAMGYHKDVEDYNHSQPKARLAATDVITVL; via the coding sequence ATGACTCACCAAATTATTACTGATCTCAACAGCCGTTACACGGCTAAAAAATACGATGAAGCAAAGCGCATTTCATCTGACAATATGACCGTCATAAAAGAGGCGATTCGTTTGTCTGCTTCTTCGATAAACGCTCAACCTTGGAAGTTTATTGTTATTGAAAGTGACAATGCTAAGCAACGTTTCCATGACTCATTTGAAAACAACTTCCAATTCAATCAACCACACGCTAAAGAAGCCTCACACACCGTATTGTTCGCCTACAACCCTCGTTTTACAAAAGACCAATACCGTAAAGTAGTTGATATAGAAGTGAGCTCTGGTCATCTACCTGCCGAAATGTATGACAACATGCTAAACGGTGGTTTCACATTTGCAGAAATGAACACAGATGAAGTAGGCTTTAACGGTCATTGGACCAAAGCGCAGACTTATATTGCTTTAGGTAATACTTTACACACTCTTGCTCGTTTAGGTATCGACTCTACGCCAATGGAAGGTGTTGATGCGCAACTTATTGGTGAAATATTTAAAGACGAACTGGATGGGTTTGTAGTAGATGTGGCCCTGGCGATGGGCTATCACAAAGATGTTGAAGACTATAATCACAGCCAACCTAAAGCACGCCTTGCAGCAACGGATGTTATCACCGTTCTTTAA
- a CDS encoding SDR family oxidoreductase → MKKLVVITGASSGIGEAIARRLSNSGHPLLLIARRIDRLEALALPNALCTKVDVTDKASFEAAIAKAEAIYGPTDCIVNNAGVMLLSELDVQDPAEWKTMFDVNVIGLMNGMQAVLAPMKARQSGTIINISSIAGRKTFPNHAAYCGTKFAVHAISENVREEVSNSNVRVTTIAPGAVETELLSHTSSTDIIDGYKDWKESMGGALQADDIARSVEYAYQQPQGVCIREIVICATRQPA, encoded by the coding sequence ATGAAAAAATTAGTCGTTATTACAGGTGCAAGTTCTGGTATTGGTGAAGCCATTGCTCGTCGTTTAAGTAATTCAGGACACCCGTTATTACTTATCGCACGCCGTATTGACCGCCTAGAAGCGCTTGCGTTACCTAATGCATTATGTACAAAAGTAGATGTGACCGATAAAGCCTCTTTCGAAGCTGCCATAGCAAAAGCGGAAGCGATATATGGCCCAACAGATTGCATTGTTAACAATGCAGGCGTAATGCTATTGAGCGAATTAGATGTGCAAGACCCGGCAGAATGGAAAACCATGTTTGACGTTAACGTCATCGGCCTAATGAATGGCATGCAAGCGGTTCTTGCACCAATGAAAGCCCGTCAAAGTGGAACAATAATCAATATTAGTTCAATTGCTGGTCGCAAGACATTTCCCAACCATGCGGCGTACTGCGGAACAAAATTCGCGGTTCACGCCATTTCAGAAAATGTTCGTGAAGAAGTATCAAACTCAAATGTTCGTGTGACGACTATCGCTCCAGGCGCAGTAGAAACTGAATTGCTTTCTCATACTTCATCAACTGACATCATTGATGGATACAAAGACTGGAAAGAATCTATGGGCGGAGCACTTCAAGCTGACGATATTGCTCGTTCTGTTGAATACGCTTATCAACAGCCACAAGGTGTATGTATTCGTGAAATCGTCATCTGTGCGACACGCCAACCAGCCTAA
- a CDS encoding LysR family transcriptional regulator has translation MLNNVNLSDIRSFVLIAQLGNFTKAAEALQVSRSHVSRQISALEAKIGVSLLIRTTRTLRLTQAGEAFYAQCEGALNEIDQALIAAVDDTNDVRGLIRVNCVGGYIGEEIIAPYISEFMALYPEINIHLDFSSHRIDLIEDQFDIAFRMGKLENAGFVARKLMDINMVTLASPKYVQNHGLPLHPKDLNQHKCLTGSVKKWRFLSLDDSTQHYEVTIDGNLLCKNGNVLITGALHNNGIIRVPEMYCKHSIECGELVEIFPNWKVPNSPFSAIYHKDKYQPKRLRALIDFVTTKFEHDHH, from the coding sequence ATGCTTAATAACGTGAATCTTTCAGATATTCGATCTTTCGTGCTCATCGCTCAATTAGGTAATTTCACTAAGGCCGCAGAAGCACTGCAAGTCTCTCGATCGCATGTATCACGACAAATTAGCGCACTAGAAGCTAAAATTGGCGTGAGCTTACTGATTAGAACGACCAGAACCCTGCGCTTAACTCAGGCAGGTGAAGCCTTTTACGCACAATGTGAAGGAGCACTGAATGAAATTGACCAAGCGTTGATTGCTGCGGTTGATGATACCAATGATGTACGAGGGCTGATCCGAGTTAACTGCGTTGGTGGATATATTGGTGAAGAAATCATTGCACCCTACATTAGTGAATTCATGGCGTTATATCCAGAAATCAATATACATCTTGATTTTAGTAGCCATCGAATTGACTTAATCGAAGACCAATTTGACATCGCTTTTCGCATGGGAAAATTAGAAAATGCAGGATTCGTAGCAAGAAAGCTCATGGATATCAATATGGTGACCTTAGCCAGCCCAAAATATGTACAAAATCATGGCTTACCTTTGCATCCAAAAGATCTTAACCAGCATAAATGTTTAACAGGCTCAGTGAAGAAATGGCGTTTTCTATCGTTAGATGATTCAACCCAGCATTATGAGGTCACTATCGACGGTAATTTGTTGTGCAAAAATGGCAATGTGTTGATAACTGGAGCGCTACACAATAACGGGATTATTCGAGTGCCTGAAATGTATTGTAAGCATTCCATTGAATGCGGTGAATTAGTCGAGATATTCCCCAACTGGAAGGTTCCAAATTCGCCCTTTTCTGCCATTTATCATAAAGACAAATATCAACCTAAAAGACTTAGAGCCTTAATTGATTTTGTAACAACAAAGTTTGAACACGATCACCACTAA
- the nirD gene encoding nitrite reductase small subunit NirD, giving the protein MSNWKSICKEQDLAPNVGSCALVDDKHVAIFNCKRTNTLYAIANYDPIGKASILSRGIIGSIEGQPYVASPLYKQHFHLVTGECLEEPEYQLETYPVRSVNGEIQVQLPDCV; this is encoded by the coding sequence ATGAGTAACTGGAAATCTATTTGCAAAGAACAAGATCTTGCGCCAAATGTTGGTAGTTGCGCACTAGTAGACGATAAACACGTCGCTATTTTCAACTGCAAACGCACCAATACGCTTTACGCAATAGCCAACTATGACCCAATTGGCAAAGCATCCATTTTATCCCGAGGTATTATTGGCTCGATTGAAGGCCAGCCTTATGTCGCATCGCCATTGTATAAGCAACATTTTCACCTAGTAACTGGGGAATGCCTAGAAGAGCCCGAATATCAACTTGAAACCTACCCAGTTCGATCTGTAAATGGTGAGATACAAGTTCAATTGCCGGATTGTGTGTAA
- the nirB gene encoding nitrite reductase large subunit NirB: protein MSKQRIIVVGNGMVGHKFIDTLIQSERRDVEIITFSRESRLAYDRVQLTSYLTGKTAQDLAMTDESYYQENGVSYVVNEEVTKLNTVDKQVITASGRIEAYDKLVLATGSFPFVPPIPGNDQEHCFVYRTIEDLDAIELSSKQSKIGVVIGGGLLGLEAANAIKNLGLETHVVEFAPRLMAVQLDDGGGALLRRKIEDMGVIVHTEKATTEIVDGETARYRMNFADGTHVETDMIVFSAGIRPQDELARSADIGIGERGGITINNFCQTNLEDVYAIGECALWQNQIFGLVAPGYQMAKVAANHLLTEGDQTSPFLGADMSTKLKLLGVDVASIGDVHGKTEGAQSFTYNDEIEQVYKRLIISADGTKIVGAVLVGDANAYGTLLQIKQNDMPLPSNPSVLILPNVIDDESPAMGINALPDTAVICSCFDVTKGDIKAAVSSGCVTMAQLKESTNASTGCGGCATLAKQVLDSELAQLGVEVNNNLCEHFAYSRQELSDIVRINKIKTFDALLKNHGSGLGCAICKPTAGSILASFWNDYVLENRHMELQDTNDIYLGNMQKDGTYSVVPRIAGGEITPDGLIVIGEVAKEFDLYTKVTGGQRIDLFGAQLNDLPAIWTKLVDAGFETGHAYGKSLRTVKSCVGSTWCRYGVKDSVGFAIDVENRYKGLRAPHKIKFGVSGCTRECAEAQSKDIGIIATENGWNLYVCGNGGMRPRHADLFATDLDDSTLIKYIDRVLMFYIRTADRLQRTSVWLENLEGGIDYLKQVVIEDKIGVCDELEKEMAYSVANYQCEWKTTLASPQKLKRFSHFINSDQRDENLQFVSLREQRFPKSVAEQKIEIVEVE, encoded by the coding sequence ATGAGCAAGCAAAGAATTATCGTTGTAGGCAACGGAATGGTTGGCCACAAATTTATCGATACCCTCATTCAATCTGAGCGAAGAGACGTTGAGATCATCACTTTTTCCCGGGAGTCTCGCCTTGCATACGATAGAGTACAACTGACTTCCTATCTAACAGGTAAAACAGCACAAGATCTTGCGATGACAGACGAGTCTTATTACCAAGAAAACGGTGTCAGCTATGTCGTCAATGAGGAAGTAACCAAACTGAATACCGTTGATAAACAGGTTATTACTGCCAGTGGTCGCATTGAAGCTTACGACAAGCTTGTCTTAGCAACCGGTTCCTTCCCTTTTGTACCGCCTATTCCGGGTAACGACCAAGAACACTGCTTTGTATACCGAACTATTGAAGACCTCGACGCTATAGAGTTATCAAGCAAACAGAGCAAAATTGGTGTGGTTATTGGCGGTGGCCTACTTGGTCTTGAAGCGGCCAATGCGATTAAAAATCTCGGACTAGAAACACACGTTGTCGAATTTGCCCCAAGGTTGATGGCCGTGCAACTTGATGATGGCGGCGGTGCGCTACTTCGTCGCAAGATCGAAGATATGGGCGTCATTGTTCATACTGAGAAAGCAACCACTGAGATTGTCGACGGTGAAACAGCTCGTTATCGTATGAATTTCGCCGATGGTACGCATGTAGAAACCGACATGATTGTTTTCTCCGCGGGTATTCGCCCACAAGATGAGCTCGCAAGAAGTGCTGATATAGGCATTGGAGAACGTGGAGGAATCACGATCAACAACTTTTGCCAAACTAACTTAGAGGATGTCTACGCCATTGGTGAATGTGCGCTTTGGCAAAATCAAATTTTTGGTCTCGTCGCCCCGGGTTACCAAATGGCCAAAGTTGCCGCGAATCATTTATTGACAGAAGGTGACCAAACCTCTCCGTTTCTTGGGGCAGATATGAGTACCAAGTTGAAATTGCTTGGTGTTGATGTGGCCAGTATCGGTGACGTACATGGTAAAACAGAAGGCGCACAATCTTTTACCTACAACGACGAAATAGAGCAAGTGTATAAACGCCTAATCATTTCCGCAGACGGGACAAAAATCGTTGGGGCCGTATTGGTGGGAGACGCCAATGCCTATGGCACTCTATTACAAATAAAGCAAAACGACATGCCATTACCATCAAATCCTTCTGTGTTGATTTTACCTAATGTGATTGATGATGAATCACCGGCTATGGGCATCAATGCATTACCGGATACCGCGGTTATTTGTTCTTGCTTTGATGTCACCAAAGGCGATATCAAAGCAGCGGTGTCTTCTGGTTGTGTGACCATGGCGCAGCTTAAAGAAAGCACCAATGCATCAACGGGTTGTGGTGGTTGTGCGACACTGGCTAAGCAGGTCTTAGACAGTGAGTTGGCTCAACTGGGTGTGGAAGTAAACAACAACCTTTGTGAACACTTCGCCTACTCTCGTCAGGAATTAAGCGACATTGTTCGAATCAACAAAATAAAAACATTTGATGCACTACTTAAAAACCATGGCAGTGGTTTAGGTTGTGCTATTTGCAAACCAACAGCTGGTTCTATACTTGCCTCTTTTTGGAACGACTATGTACTTGAAAACCGCCACATGGAGCTCCAAGATACGAACGATATTTACCTCGGTAACATGCAAAAAGATGGCACGTATTCTGTTGTGCCTCGTATCGCTGGCGGAGAAATCACGCCAGATGGGCTAATAGTGATTGGCGAAGTTGCCAAAGAGTTTGACCTGTATACAAAAGTGACCGGGGGTCAACGTATCGACTTATTTGGTGCACAATTGAACGACCTACCTGCCATATGGACGAAATTGGTTGATGCTGGATTTGAAACTGGACACGCCTATGGAAAGTCACTTCGAACAGTTAAATCTTGCGTTGGCAGCACGTGGTGTCGCTACGGAGTCAAGGATAGCGTTGGCTTCGCTATTGACGTAGAAAACCGCTACAAAGGATTGCGCGCGCCACACAAAATCAAGTTTGGTGTTTCTGGTTGTACTCGAGAGTGTGCAGAAGCTCAATCAAAAGATATCGGTATCATTGCAACAGAGAATGGTTGGAACCTCTATGTGTGTGGTAATGGCGGCATGCGTCCACGCCATGCAGACTTGTTCGCAACAGACCTCGACGACAGCACACTAATTAAATATATCGACCGAGTATTGATGTTCTATATCCGTACCGCCGACCGTCTGCAACGTACATCCGTTTGGCTAGAGAACCTTGAAGGAGGTATCGATTACCTCAAACAAGTGGTTATCGAAGACAAAATCGGTGTGTGTGATGAGCTTGAAAAAGAGATGGCCTATAGCGTTGCAAACTACCAATGTGAGTGGAAAACCACCTTGGCATCGCCACAAAAACTTAAACGATTCAGTCATTTTATTAATAGTGATCAACGAGACGAGAATCTTCAATTTGTTTCTTTACGTGAGCAGCGATTCCCAAAATCTGTCGCTGAACAAAAAATAGAGATAGTGGAAGTGGAATAA
- the cobA gene encoding uroporphyrinogen-III C-methyltransferase gives MMNKHCSKTGTVTLVGAGPGDPDLLTVKAARAIEQAELIVFDNLVSEAIRTTFPQHAETLYVGKTKGLHSATQNDINQLLVEHALQGKNICRIKGGDSFIFGRGGEEMLLLTQKGIQVNVIPGITAASGCATYANIPLTHRGLAQGCTFITAHADKQLDLNWSALATLNQTLVIYMGLSKSRLISDRLIEGGLPSNTPAAFIENGCTPEQRVFTGELGELEQMMQSNQILSPALIVIGKVVSINQQMQWLKQRTERVVDADSSEENFKLSA, from the coding sequence ATGATGAATAAACATTGCTCAAAAACAGGCACGGTAACACTCGTTGGAGCTGGCCCTGGAGACCCTGATTTGTTGACGGTAAAAGCCGCAAGAGCGATTGAGCAAGCGGAGCTAATCGTTTTCGACAATCTCGTCAGCGAAGCTATTCGGACAACATTCCCTCAGCATGCCGAAACCCTTTATGTCGGAAAAACGAAAGGTCTGCACAGCGCAACGCAAAACGACATAAACCAGCTTTTAGTCGAGCACGCTTTACAAGGTAAAAACATATGCCGTATTAAAGGTGGCGACTCATTTATCTTCGGTAGAGGTGGTGAAGAGATGCTACTACTCACTCAAAAAGGTATCCAAGTCAACGTTATACCTGGCATTACCGCCGCCTCAGGATGTGCTACTTACGCAAATATCCCCTTAACTCACCGTGGGTTAGCACAAGGCTGTACGTTCATTACCGCCCATGCCGACAAACAACTTGATTTAAATTGGTCTGCGTTAGCAACACTCAATCAAACACTCGTTATTTATATGGGCTTAAGCAAATCCAGATTGATAAGCGACAGGCTGATTGAAGGAGGATTACCAAGCAATACCCCTGCGGCCTTTATTGAGAATGGTTGTACTCCTGAGCAGCGAGTCTTTACTGGCGAACTTGGTGAACTTGAGCAAATGATGCAGAGCAATCAAATCCTGTCACCGGCCTTGATCGTCATCGGGAAAGTGGTTTCTATAAACCAGCAAATGCAATGGCTAAAACAGCGAACAGAACGGGTTGTTGATGCAGACAGCTCAGAAGAAAATTTCAAACTATCCGCGTAG